A single genomic interval of Zingiber officinale cultivar Zhangliang chromosome 4A, Zo_v1.1, whole genome shotgun sequence harbors:
- the LOC121972651 gene encoding TIR-only protein-like gives MSASAMRRVVAPRRAAVSRILANYQGMTAATTRKAAAASTVDVFLSHRGVDTKSTVAGLLYDRLAQMGVRPFLDCRSMEPGDKIYERVDAGIRQSRVGVAIFSPGYCDSVFCLHELAMMVEAGKKLIPIFYDVKPADLAIGATVSSAAESPEDLARYARAIREAKLTVGLTFDSKKGDWSDLVSRTSNVVLKCLKQAKV, from the coding sequence ATGTCCGCCTCCGCCATGCGCCGCGTCGTCGCTCCCCGCCGCGCAGCCGTCTCCAGGATCCTAGCCAATTACCAAGGAATGACGGCGGCGACGACGAGGAAGGCCGCCGCCGCCTCCACCGTCGACGTCTTCTTGAGCCACAGGGGAGTGGACACGAAGAGCACCGTGGCGGGGCTGCTCTACGACAGGTTGGCCCAGATGGGCGTCCGGCCCTTCCTCGACTGCCGGTCGATGGAGCCCGGCGACAAGATCTACGAGCGGGTCGACGCAGGAATTCGGCAGAGCCGCGTGGGCGTCGCCATCTTCTCCCCGGGATACTGCGACTCTGTTTTCTGCCTCCACGAGCTCGCCATGATGGTGGAGGCAGGCAAGAAGCTCATCCCCATTTTCTACGACGTCAAGCCGGCGGATCTCGCCATCGGCGCCACCGTCTCCTCGGCCGCGGAGTCTCCGGAGGACCTCGCACGCTACGCCAGGGCCATCCGCGAGGCCAAGCTCACCGTCGGCTTGACCTTCGACTCCAAGAAGGGGGATTGGTCGGATTTGGTGTCGAGGACTTCCAACGTCGTGCTCAAGTGCTTGAAGCAAGCAAAGGTTTGA
- the LOC121970651 gene encoding pentatricopeptide repeat-containing protein At2g03380, mitochondrial-like gives MPLNLMSSCSYSFSPTRTLFPSLSPSDSPHKSSPPPTLVIRKDKPIEVLQSVASGADKNLVYYSSRIQSCMDSRSFDSGKSIQAQMEDEGIVPDTFLQTKILMLYANTAEPSDLVHARKIFDKMADRNSTTWNTMILAYARASDHMEVLQLFSRMHECGAVPDKFTFPSVIKACLALEAEGGIQLLHGLIIKHGFGRDVVVGTALVDVYANLGCLEDAETAFSEVDGVNVVTWNAIISGYVGALSWEEAWNSFHRMQEDASVCPSHSTLSLAARTCGALRSLDRGRQVHAKAMALGYDSDVFVQNSLIDMYAECGDLEGCELVFHLIKERSQVSWNSIVSSYVRLRYYEEALHMLLRMQQAGYQYDRFNLGSALTSCAALADSETGRAIHGYLVRRLLDSDVVLGSGIIDMYGKCGCMREAHWVFNKLRKRNIVSWNSLMAGFVLEEATEVVIELYHQMELANINPDQFTLGALLSLFANQGNTDLGKQIHASIIRKITRPNLVLETELTHMYARCGRLRDAHNVFNRMPKKNAYSWNSFIEGCLKCNKAMEALRIFRKMQFNGVVPDSFSLSSALTAISHLSTLQKGKEIHGFAVKKMLIDHDVTLCILIDMYAKCGCIDYAYRMYERAPKKKGLILNNIMISAFISHEKISYARRIFDKMEEKNIISWNSMLIGYGKGGFDREALQLFQEFTVERGNYECSTLVPIFNLCASLPSAEFGKQLHALATKLPGNSVVLDSAIVDMYAKCGLIEEAREFFNRMKERNILTWNTIISSYSKHGQIEAVFSLYNQMLSEGILPNDITFLSILSACSHTGLLEEGLDTFVSMSEDYAVEPRLEHYNCMVDLLGRAGLLNDAKEMILRMPMEPDKSTWAALLGASRNHIDIDIGRFAADKLFELDPANSGHYRLMANLYASAGRWKEADKMWKLMKERRAMSAPASSWIEIGNQIQVFHAGDLKKLMPLSGSSTQFSL, from the exons ATGCCTTTGAATCTGATGAGCAGCTGCAGCTACAGCTTCTCCCCCACCCGAACTCTCTTTCCCTCCCTCTCTCCCTCCGATTCCCCTCACAAATCATCGCCTCCTCCCACCCTGGTCATCCGCAAGGACAAACCGATCGAAGTTCTCCAATCCGTCGCCTCCGGAGCAGACAAGAACTTGGTCTACTACTCTTCCCGCATCCAGTCATGCATGGACTCGCGCTCCTTCGACTCCGGCAAGTCAATTCAAGCGCAGATGGAGGACGAAGGAATCGTGCCCGACACGTTCTTGCAGACGAAGATCTTGATGCTGTACGCTAATACAGCCGAGCCGAGCGACTTAGTACATGCGCGGAAGATATTCGATAAAATGGCCGACAGAAACTCCACTACTTGGAACACAATGATACTAGCTTATGCGCGGGCGAGTGACCATATGGAGGTCCTTCAGCTCTTTTCCCGGATGCATGAGTGTGGAGCAGTCCCGGATAAGTTCACGTTTCCGAGTGTTATCAAAGCTTGTCTTGCTCTAGAGGCTGAGGGAGGAATTCAGCTGCTGCATGGCTTGATCATCAAGCATGGTTTTGGTCGGGATGTGGTCGTTGGCACTGCTTTGGTTGATGTTTATGCGAACCTTGGTTGTCTAGAGGATGCTGAAACTGCTTTCAGTGAGGTTGATGGGGTAAATGTTGTCACTTGGAATGCAATCATCAGCGGCTATGTAGGGGCATTGAGTTGGGAAGAGGCTTGGAACAGTTTCCATCGCATGCAGGAGGATGCCAGTGTGTGCCCAAGCCATTCTACTCTATCTTTGGCTGCTCGAACTTGTGGTGCTTTGAGGTCACTGGACAGAGGAAGACAAGTTCATGCGAAGGCGATGGCTCTTGGCTATGACTCTGATGTGTTCGTGCAAAATTCTCTCATTGATATGTATGCTGAGTGTGGTGATCTAGAAGGTTGCGAGTTGGTATTTCATCTAATAAAAGAAAGAAGTCAAGTGAGTTGGAACTCCATCGTATCTAGTTATGTTCGTCTCAGATACTATGAGGAAGCCTTGCACATGCTTCTCAGAATGCAGCAAGCTGGTTATCAGTATGACAGGTTCAATCTTGGAAGTGCCTTAACATCATGTGCTGCCTTAGCAGATTCAGAGACTGGTCGAGCAATTCATGGATACTTAGTGAGGAGATTGTTAGATTCTGATGTTGTGCTGGGCAGTGGCATCATCGATATGTATGGAAAATGTGGCTGTATGAGAGAGGCTCATTGGGTTTTCAACAAACTGAGGAAGAGAAATATAGTGTCTTGGAATTCTCTTATGGCAGGGTTTGTGCTAGAGGAAGCGACAGAAGTTGTCATTGAGCTTTATCATCAAATGGAATTAGCAAACATTAATCCTGATCAATTCACGCTTGGTGCTTTGTTGAGCCTCTTTGCCAATCAAGGGAATACAGACCTTGGGAAACAGATTCATGCCAGTATTATTAGGaagatcactagaccaaacttagTACTAGAGACCGAACTAACTCACATGTATGCAAGGTGTGGAAGATTAAGGGATGCACATAACGTTTTCAATCGGATGCCGAAAAAGAATGCCTACTCATGGAATTCTTTCATCGAAGGATGCTTGAAATGTAACAAGGCTATGGAAGCTCTCAGAATCTTTCGCAAAATGCAGTTCAACGGAGTAGTGCCGGATTCCTTTTCTTTGTCAAGTGCACTTACTGCTATATCTCATCTTTCGActttacaaaaaggaaaagaaatccatGGTTTCGCAGTGAAGAAAATGCTCATAGATCATGATGTTACTCTCTGCATTCTTATCGATATGTATGCCAAATGCGGGTGCATTGATTATGCTTATAGGATGTATGAGAGGGCACCGAAGAAGAAGGGTTTGATCCTCAATAACATCATGATTTCTGCATTTATTAGTCATGAGAAAATCAGCTATGCTAGGAGAATATTCGATAAGATGGAAGAAAAGAACATAATATCCTGGAACTCAATGTTGATTGGGTATGGCAAAGGTGGTTTTGATAGGGAAGCACTCCAATTGTTTCAGGAATTCACCGTCGAAAGAGGTAATTATGAATGCTCAACTCTGGTGCCAATTTTCAACTTATGTGCAAGTTTACCTTCAGCTGAGTTCGGGAAGCAACTCCATGCTTTAGCGACGAAATTGCCCGGTAATTCAGTTGTTTTAGACAGTGCAATAGTCGATATGTATGCGAAATGTGGATTGATTGAAGAAGCAAGAGAGTTCTTCAACAGGATGAAAGAAAGAAACATCTTGACATGGAACACCATTATCTCCAGCTACTCGAAGCACGGCCAAATCGAAGCAGTCTTTTCGCTTTACAACCAGATGCTAAGTGAAGGAATACTCCCAAATGACATCACATTCCTCTCCATTCTATCAGCTTGCAGCCATACAGGCTTGCTAGAAGAGGGTTTGGATACTTTTGTGTCCATGTCGGAGGACTATGCCGTAGAGCCAAGGTTAGAGCATTACAACTGTATGGTGGATCTTCTCGGCCGTGCAGGTCTCTTGAATGATGCAAAGGAAATGATACTCAGAATGCCAATGGAGCCAGACAAATCCACTTGGGCTGCTCTCCTTGGAGCATCAAGGAATCATATCGATATCGATATCGGAAGATTTGCAGCTGATAAGCTTTTCGAGTTAGACCCTGCTAACTCCGGGCATTACCGTCTGATGGCTAATCTCTATGCATCAGCAGGGAGGTGGAAAGAGGCTGATAAGATGTGGAAATTGATGAAAGAAAGGAGAGCTATGAGTGCGCCTGCATCTAGCTGGATTGAGATTGGCAATCAAATTCAAGTTTTTCATGCTGGGGATCTGAAGAAACTTATGCCACTCTCAGGATCATCAACGCA GTTTTCATTGTAA
- the LOC121972652 gene encoding non-specific lipid transfer protein GPI-anchored 10-like, whose product MKAPRSAAVTMFLALLMAASPLLNSGAAPLPGAAKCGGRLLLLLPCMAFVEGNAGDPTDACCDNLVNLYRDDPDCLCPLLAVALAMPPVNRTLTLQLPVLCRLNLTASSCSAALSPATSPPSLAPPPASELPALPPPPPPATLSNQVLGMNRGGRLSVGEASPVFAVAVILIVLMADVCA is encoded by the exons ATGAAGGCCCCAAGGTCTGCTGCCGTCACCATGTTTCTGGCACTGCTTATGGCGGCGTCTCCTTTGCTCAATTCCGGCGCTGCGCCATTGCCAGGGGCGGCCAAATGCGGAGGCCGGCTTCTCCTTTTGCTCCCCTGCATGGCCTTCGTCGAGGGAAATGCCGGCGACCCGACCGATGCCTGCTGCGACAACCTCGTCAACCTCTACCGCGACGACCCGGACTGCCTCTGCCCGCTCCTCGCCGTCGCACTCGCCATGCCGCCTGTCAACCGCACGCTGACGCTCCAGCTCCCCGTGCTCTGCCGCCTCAACCTCACTGCCAGCTCGTGCTCAG CGGCCCTGTCTCCGGCTACTTCTCCGCCGTCTCTTGCTCCTCCTCCAGCTTCGG AATTGCCGGCGTTGCCACCCCCTCCGCCGCCGGCGACGTTGAGCAACCAAGTGTTGGGGATGAATCGGGGAGGAAGGTTGAGCGTTGGAGAAGCCTCGCCGGTTTTTGCAGTTGCTGTGATCTTGATTGTGTTGATGGCCGATGTTTGCGCATGA
- the LOC121970652 gene encoding HMG-Y-related protein A-like has product MASAAEEDGKAYPKMIMEAISVLGDADRSAISNHIESNNHDLPPDHASLLEAHLDRLRESGELLLVDEKYSKPGGSQATAKRGRGRPPKPKPDVLTGAELPSPRPRGRPPKAKDPLETAVKKAAAGFPRARGRPPKAEKAAGSTPSGAVVVGVKRGRGRPPKAKPALVAEAV; this is encoded by the exons ATGGCTTCTGCTGCGGAAGAAGACGGCAAGGCGTATCCCAAG ATGATCATGGAGGCGATCTCGGTGCTCGGCGACGCGGACAGGTCGGCCATTTCGAATCATATCGAGTCCAACAACCACGACTTGCCGCCGGACCACGCGTCGCTGCTCGAGGCGCACCTCGACCGCCTGAGGGAGAGCGGGGAGCTACTGCTCGTCGACGAGAAGTACTCGAAGCCAGGGGGATCGCAGGCGACAGCGAAGCGCGGCCGCGGCCGGCCGCCGAAGCCGAAGCCGGATGTGTTAACCGGTGCGGAGCTCCCTTCGCCGCGGCCGCGGGGGCGGCCGCCGAAGGCCAAGGATCCGCTTGAGACGGCGGTTAAGAAGGCGGCCGCCGGGTTCCCCCGCGCCCGAGGACGCCCCCCGAAGGCGGAGAAGGCTGCGGGGTCCACACCGAGCGGCGCCGTGGTGGTCGGCGTGAAGAGGGGGCGCGGCCGGCCGCCGAAGGCAAAGCCTGCGCTGGTGGCGGAAGCGGTGTGA
- the LOC121970653 gene encoding 16.0 kDa heat shock protein, peroxisomal-like, with translation MAELSFFGNPFRRLLWSPLILAGSSSLAAMDWLETPSAHIFKFDLPGFGSEDVKVQLEEGNVLSVQAEEKQKEKQRQKEAVWHVTERGRGSLARRIALPENVRAEQIKAQVENGVLTVVVPKEPIPPKAKPRTIAVTSKL, from the exons ATGGCGGAGTTATCCTTCTTCGGCAACCCCTTCCGGCGCTTGCTGTGGAGTCCTCTGATCTTGGCTGGATCGTCTTCCCTTGCCGCCATGGACTGGCTCGAGACCCCTTCCGCCCACATATTCAAGTTCGACCTCCCAG GGTTCGGGAGTGAGGACGTGAAGGTGCAGCTGGAGGAGGGGAACGTGCTCAGCGTCCAGGCGGAGGAGAAGCAAAAGGAGAAGCAGAGGCAGAAGGAAGCGGTGTGGCACGTGACGGAGCGAGGGCGGGGCAGCCTCGCGCGGCGCATCGCGCTGCCAGAGAACGTGAGGGCGGAGCAGATCAAGGCGCAGGTGGAGAACGGCGTGCTCACCGTCGTCGTACCCAAGGAACCCATCCCACCGAAGGCCAAGCCCAGGACCATCGCCGTCACCAGCAAACTCTGA